In the Rhododendron vialii isolate Sample 1 chromosome 2a, ASM3025357v1 genome, ttggcacagaatctgcattggctcctctccgcggataaccaagctacacacccaacctcggttccgccgctccgggttcccgagtatcctcacaatggttcaaccgctctgggttcccattggcacacacacacaccacacaatgggttaccacgtccggccacattgtgatTTTTAAACcgtttctctttttcaaatcacgtattttcattaaccacatcATAGGtctcatgtttctactttctcgatttctgtgtctcgttttcatgcaaagactacGCGGTAGGACCTTTGTATACTATAATATAagtcattcattgtaatcttgaaactaaactagcaagatcatccaactctatattacttcatcatgctcaaatcacaatttAAAGCATAACGCCTCATGTacagacgcctttggagtggagaccacttatgctttatcacacatcaagaCAAATAATCCTagtaatcacatatacatgctcataaccatcttaaagatcaaaatacgaatacttttaaTCAAGTGATAAAttcttatctttcaaaatccggtctttcttcctttgtgggaagttcaaaacaacatgtGTTTATCCGGTAAATAAAGTCGAGTTATTCacatactccccttccttttcaaaactttagtaaaatatttttcaagttctcACGCATCTCAATGTACAAGCATCATACAATATACTTAGACTTTAACGGATAAGGAaaattctacgtatacttagagtaagtaagtagaggtattctacgtatacttagagttagagagtaaggacattctaccgttcttcttggcggtagtgcgGCTACGATCAAGTAAGTTGGCGAtcgaacggagtaacttcctacgaaAAGTTtcggtagctttgaaagagaaaatgtttctcttgaaactaattcttgactatactactaaactttttggatcgaaggggcggtctagtggcggtattagatgagtttcttgaagaactcaagaacaaaggaagaacaaagcaagaacacaagaattctagagagagaagttgaaggatggaaggtgtgagttgaatggcatgaggggtctcctatttatagcaaaaatcttgctctctctccctctctcttggccggcccccctctccctctctttccctCATTTTTTTGCTCAATGGTCTTGTTCCATCAAgcctttcaagcatgccatgacTTGTCAATCCATTTTAGGTTCAAAATCTAGGTTATCATAAAGGATTTTTGCCTTGTCTTGTCTTAGAATGGATTATATGCAAGGAAGAAGAACATGATTGGCTAGGTTTATGCTTAAAGAAGCCCAAAAATGGGTTGTAAAGTAGTTCTAGGTCTTGAGTGTGAAGTTGGCTAAGGAGGTAGCTTGTTGAAGTATACATAACACATGCACAAagccactcctctctctctccctcactcggcctcctctctctctctctctcctctcagcctctctctctctctctccccccctctctctctctctagtacaatgtgtgtatgtgtgtgtaatgCGAACCTctgcatccaagcaaagtgcgaACCACCTCATTTCTTCCcttttccaattgaattttgatgatccgagccgttcaatgtgttcaaaatgtgattttaagggtagccgcaagaaatcggaaaaaaaaaatgaccgggaagggcttgatttgagcagtttttatttgaacggttcaataaaaaataaacaaaaactgcttggatgaagtccttcccggggttttttttttttgctgattttttgtgggtacctttaaaatcacgttctgaacacagtgagcggctcggatcatcaaaattcgatcggaaaaggggaggtctgcactttgcttggatgcggaggtccgcattagaagcttactctctctctctctatatatatatatatatatatatatatagagagagagagagagagagagagagagagagagagagagaaaatctattagtcctaggtttgcatgcatgcagAGGATAATTAAGTTCAAGGCTATTAGTCCTAAGTTTGCATGCATGCCAAtgctaaggttgcttcttttggatgCAAAATGATGAAGGATTCTAATGATTGACTTGTCAAATCCATGTATTCATTGACAAgtcttatttttattattcaagagataaaaatttccctataaactattatccaatggataaagaggTAGTAGTGAGAAGtaaggtcttgaaatgactagttATGCAAGTAAAACGATTATTCTTaatggtctaatggttcaattagggttgggaggggttcataaggctcaaagatgatTAAAAAGGTTCATCTAAGGTTAGAGAAAAGTAATTAGGTGaaatggtagttaggtttctctaactaatcggttgaaagcCAATTTTATTTGCCATGTAGAATTTcaagccaagaaatataattttataagttttaaatcttaattatgacggattattagaaattaataggaattttaaaagcaataccaagtaattaaaatagaATTTAAAtaattaacgaaattttttatttactgaaaatcagAGTCGTTACAAAAAGAATcatttgccgataaaaaaaaaaaaaacacaaatgggATCATTTTCGACGAGCTCTAAATTGTATGCAAGCAAAAGGTTAAAAAGCGAAAGGTGAATTGTTCCAATCATCAATGTGAGTTTGAAAAGAGCCTTCAAACTGCCTAAACCAGACTTGAGAGAATCCAAGcaaaaagttgaaaacaaaTGATAACTTTATAGGaggaacttttttttaattacgtACATATAtcaaatttaaaaggaaattaattcctgaaaaaaaaaaaagaatttaaacgGAAAttcctgataaaaaaaataattcaaaaggAAACTAGTTTCTTCCATGTACGTATAACCGGAATATATAGAACCCATATCGCTCTAGATTGTATTTTTCATTATTTCCAAACATACCATTCAaagcctataaatacccccttcaACCCTTTCAACTTcttgccatctctctctctccaaaacaaAGATGGTGAAACCAATGATGAGAGTTCTTCTCACGCccctcttcatcttcttctccctctccctaGCAACTGCAGCAACATACGATGTGGTCACACTGGGAGCCATAGGAGATGGAACATCTGACTCGACCAACTCCTTCCTCAGCGCCTGGCGCGCAGCTTGTGACTCGGTATGCCCGGCCACAATCTACGTTCCGCCAGGGCAATACTTGGTCGGAAAAACTGTATTCAGCGGCGTGTGTAAAAGCAGCGCCATCGACATTCATATCAACGGCACCCTCTTGGCTCCTGCTGATTATCGCGTTATCAGTAGTTTGGATAACTGGCTTGTGTTTGAGCGTGTAACCGGTGTTTCAATTTACGGTGGTGGGACTCTTAATGGTCAAGGAACTGGTTTGTGGGCTTGTAAAGCCTCCGGACAGAGTTGCCCTATGGGAGCTACGGTAAGTACGAAGTAGGAGTCATATATAGACATGCAAGGATACTCTATATATACCCGAAAATATTACTCCTCTCGTCCCAAAAAGATTTTCTGGTCTTTCAaacgaaaatttaaaaaataaattatcgtTAAAAGAAATTTGAAGTTCTTTTTCCATAAATGAAAAGAAGTCATTGATATCTGGTAACTAGCGGCAAAAAGTTTTAATTTTCTTGactaaatacattatttttaagctctTGTTTTGCACGATATTTTTTAGACGGAAGTAGTACTATTTCCTAGTTAGAATGTGTGTGGAATACACTCTACGTGCATGCTTGTGTCAAGCCCACTTCTGTTTGAGTTATTTATCCATTAATTGTGTTCCGACAGTtgtaaaagtactaaaaaatttGGATTGTCTCTATAATTATTTTTGCTTAGTGATATGGGAGACATCAGATTTAAACTGGAAAATACTATGTGAACTAAATTGCAGCTTGTTCTAATTATTTGGTCAAGCAAACTTGTATATATGTTAATATGTGATGGTATAATTTTTCCGAAACAAAAAATCAATGGCGGAGCTATGAAGGGGCGTGGTGGGGTCGGACCCCAACATTATATTTTTAACTAGTATTATTATGTGTAATGTGAGTATAAATTATATAATTAGTTTAACCATCTCTAAAAATCTAACTTAATGTTGATTTAATCTAGTTAGTAATTAAAGGTATTTTACACTATCATGTAAAATTtgctcaatttctttcatagaCGAAAATAAGCACATATTGACATTGCGATTGTCGACAAAAGATTATGTAACATCTTGTggaatatattattttactacAAAAGTTACTCGATTATATATTGAATTACATTGCCACATAAAAATACTTCTCTTAAATTGGCCCCCTCAGTGTAATATTCTAGCTCCACCACTGAAACTAAGCATCTCCTATGGGAGGAGTCAAATCCTCCATGGAGCACATGTGGCAATTTTTGCCTCCTCGTGTAATTTCTTAAAAATCTCATGATTTttcaacaaatctgaaccattacaaaaacaattgaataacTGAGATTTTATTAAATGCTTTATGCAGTTCAAACTCAGACAACAGTGAATCCATATCAAAActgaaagcaaacaaaatacAAGATAAGCTTTAATAAATATTTCTTGACTGGTTTCTTATTGCCTAAATATTTTGTATAGCTAATTTATCTCTCTGCATTCTTGACAAATATATAagtgtaatgaattttttttattttatctttttgcttaattttcaattttttgttttttttgatgtaGTAATTGCTTCCCTTTTGAATGTAATTGCAGACGCTAGAATTCACCAATTCTAACAACATATCGATTAGCGGAATAACATTAGTAAATAGTCAGATGTTTCACATTGTTATCGACAGCTGCAACAATGTCAAGGTGCTAGGAGTGACGGTACAGGCCTCCGGCAATAGCCCTAACACAGACGGCATTCACATTGCTTCGTCATCCGAGGTCACGATTATGAACTCCAATATCGCTACTGGTGATGATTGCATCTCGATCGGTCCAGGCACTACCAATTTGTGGATTGAACAGATCAATTGCGGCCCTGGACATGGTATTAGGTAAGATGGATTGATATGCATGCATGCTCGATTCCTAGCTAGCTAGGTTACATTGACTCGGGTACCATACGTGTGAGTTTTATCCGATTTTCACATCATGGACTCTGGAATATCCAAGAAATTCAAGGTTCTTATAATAGTATGTGTCttatattttctcaaaaaataaaaataaaaatgtttttttttattttctcaaataaATAGTGATTAATTACAAAATCCATTATAAGGACGTTTCATTCATGAATAAGATTGTTAGCTTGTTTCTAACAATCGTAGGAAGGTTCTTAGTCGTAGGATTGGGTTTGTAATGATTGTTGGCTTGCAACGTCATGGATATGCTTTTATTATTATAAACATTCTATTTgtgaatcaattttttttattcgacGGGGCTGGGCTAGGAATATTAACTATTCAATATCCATGGGGAATCGCCACGTGGTGCTCTAGGCTCTTTTTCTACCCGACATTATGGTGGGACCGAAGAcaaaatgtgtggtggagaagaaGCCTATGACATTGCCTGGGGGTGCGCGCCTAAGGGCACCGAATAATTAGTCCTGTGCCAACTTACACGCACATCGACTATTCCCTTCCTGAGGAGGGCAAAAATCAATTTGTGATCGGTTTTCATATATTTCTACTGTTGCGTGCTTATTAGATCTGTTTATCCCAACACATCATGTCTACTATTGTTTGCAGCATCGGGAGTCTAGGATGGGCCCTGGAAGAAAGTGGCGTTCGCAATGTGACGGTTAAAACGGTTACGTTCACGGGTACACAGAACGGGGTGAGAATAAAGACTTGGGCCAAACCCAGCAATGGATTTGTTAACGGTGTCCTCTTCCAGCACATCACCATGGTCAATGCCGCTAATCCCATCGTTATCCAACAAAATTACTGCCCGGGAGGCCACGATTGCCCTAATCAAGTAATTAACATCCCTAATTAACTCTGTTGTTCCCTTTCTTTAAAGCAATTGTTTTTTGCTCTTCCCTTTTtatgggaattgatattcacgctcccttttttgatgcaggcgctccactttCAACGTgcaattactagtaacttcatgaacaaagtggagtgtctgcatcaaaaAAGGGAGCGCGAATATTGATTTCCCTTTTTATTATTTGCACgtctctttatgttattgttcattATTAAAGATACTATAAAGTACTAGTGCtaatttcaaatttgtttttattaatttcaaaactGTTGTTCAGAAAAAGTTTGTAATATGTGCAAAGTACAAAAATAGTTTATTATCTTTTGACTAGTGATAAATAAACTACTAAAATGGTAATAAGATTAAAGAAAAGTGTTCCGAAAACATATCAAACTATATCTCGATCATACCAAGGTGATTTTTTTCCACCTACATGCTCTCTACAAACTCtacttaggctctgtttggaacttgaggaaaggaaaggaaaagaaaggaaaacttaaaaattttccctcctattgtttggttgaaagagaaagagagaagaaaataacaattttaagttttgagaatagtaaattttctcttccttaatttttcttctcattttcctcccactttcttttcttttccacaagttccaaacagagcctaaaaaaGCGAACGGTCCCGATTAGGCTCAGAAGAAGCCCAAAAATTTCTTGAACTGCACCTGATGGATGGACTACAAATCTAGCTccccgtgaaaaaaaaaattaagaagaagagagaatgtGAAAACGtctgtcttttgtttttctcttcagCCTAGGATGGAATGAAGATCGAGGTGGTCTTTCCACATCGAAGTCTTTTTTAAACAGGTGGAAAAGCATACCAAAATCATTGCCGCTAAATTTTTAATGGACAGGTTTCAGGTGTGAAGATTAGCAACGTCACGTATCAGGACATTCACGGGTCATCAGCGACACAAGTCGCAATGAAATTCGATTGCAGTAATGAACAGCCATGCAGCGGGATaatattggaagatataaatCTTGAGGGCTCGAATCTACCAGCAAAATCTTCTTGTGTTAATGCTGCAGGAAGCAATTTGGGTGTAGTAGTGCCCCCAAGCTGCTTGTAGCTAGCTAGCTACGTATTAAACTTCataaaaatgggaaaaaaaaaaaaaaagtagggaaAAACGCAATTAAGTTTTATCTCTTTATATAggtattttttcatatttatcaCCCTAATCATAGTTTAACAAGTTGGGAGAGTATTTTTTGTTGACCCTCGGCGAGATTTTgctcattttgaattttgttccGGTGATTAGAACTGTTCATATTTTTAGATGGGTGTGTGTATATCGTAGTAGTTAATTAGGTAGAGAGAGTTTTGGTAGCTGAGCTCCATCAATTATATATCGGCAGTGGTTCTGTAATTCAAgtactcctctttctttttttgttattattgatATGAAACTATCGTCGAAAGAGAAGGTTTGAGCTTTCCTTCGTTCGATGAAAAGTTAAACTTATTATTCCCTCTTTTAGTCTTTTATGTGCGTTCAAGCTTGTGTTTCTCTTTTCCACTTTGATTTcttcttctaattttttaacCTTTTGTACAGTGGCCAGAGCTATGTTGACCCCGGCTCTGGCACTCCGagctttaaaatttttattttgtatatgtctaatttttaatattattgataattattcatgtatCGCTACTAATTATCctaataatttttgtttgatttgataaaaaattggtcattttacattttcatttctcaatttctttcataaatgaaaaataagcacGTAACAGTTGAAGTAGtctaaaagaaaaatacaaaataattggTATATTTTAACTGCATTAGGCTAGAATAATTTCAATGTACAAAATTGTAATGTATTAGAGTACAAAATTGTAATgtattagaaaacaaaaatttcaaaatataataaatatacaTTTCGATAAAAAAATGTACGTCTGCTAAGCCACCTCCAGGTTCAAAATCCTAGCTACACCACTCACAGTCGCCTTATCATGACATGTATAATATTAGTTTGCAGTGCAAAAGTAGCATTTGGAGAATGGATTCCTTGTTGGTATAACCCGAAGCAACTCCCGGCTCCCGCTCGTTTTTGGGGCGGATAATATTTTGGAGTAAAGAACAATAGGGGATATGATATCAGGGGATTAGTGGGAAAATGGGATTTAACTAGgaagtgggttttttttttttttttttaaagagaaagGGGGATTGGCTTATCTATTCTACTAATatttattctaatatataaagggagagcacaaCTTTGGTATCTTCCATTTTTGAAGCACTGtcatgctttttcattttcaaaattgtacacaaaagaaaaaaaagattcagGCACAATTAAATTCATTGAGGACTTAATTGTAAGAGCACAATAGACAAAACCAAGTAACCAACACCAATAACCACTAAATCCAATAACTACCCACCCCACTTCAGTTTCCCTCCCACTACAACTTCTAGTCTTCTACCCCTAACACAAAAACTACCTCTTCCCTCTTTGTTTCACCACCGAAGAGCACCTGTACCCATCTTCCTCTATACACTATGCATAAATGGACGTACGCTTTCCTGTTGCATTCAGCGTTGGTGTTGGCCATTGATACAGAGATCGATAAGAATAGGCAAAGACAAATTGGTTTTGTATTCTCTACTTTTACAAGTGGACTTCATTTGTTTAATCCTTTTACCAATGCATTTTGTTTTATGGGTTTTGTTAACATATGCCCCCTAGACATATGATAGAGACTATATATTCTCCTTCATTTATGGTTTTTCTAAATGGAAAATCTAAGTTTGAAACACTAGTCATAAACTCTTCATTAATTGTTTTTGAAaggatcaaatttttttttgttttggacagaAATACCCCCAATCAAACATACTCCTCCCAAAAACTTTTGGCATATAAGTAGGAAAATTAATTGATTCCTTTTTCCCAATCAAATGAACGTCCAATGGGTGAAGAAGGTCTTGTATACAACTGGTCGGGTAAAAGTTTGTATACTCCAATAGTTTTTCCTCTTTCCCTCCATAATTCATTTGGCCCCCTCCATATCAAAAGTAGTGTTtgctctctctattttttctttttgccgtTTGACTTTTGACATCCACGAGCATTGAGCATTTAACACCTTCTTCTTCTATAACTAGTGTCACGCGACGTGCTTTGCACGAATCGCGTGCTCagtacaatttttcaaaactgtATAGTTgttttgagcattttttttaatttttttctaacGGATAATCCATTCATTGATAAAAAGATGTGAACCAAACATCAATGGGCGTATCCATCCTTAAACAAAGGGGTGGATAGCCACAACGGCAGATAGGCTTCCCAGGTGGAAGTACCTAAACAACCATAACCCCGACAAGCTAAACAATGAGCAACACTATTACTACTATGTTTAATAAAACTAAATTCACACAACCAAAAAGTCACACGCCAATCTCCGGACATCTTCCTCAAGAACTTCAGCATCACAGTGAAtagagctgggcaacggacacgaaacacgataacacgacacgaagttagcggattagagttgaacatttctgacacgaaacacgaaaatgacacgactcgagaacataaattctaaatgggtcgggttcgggttgaacacaCGAGA is a window encoding:
- the LOC131313012 gene encoding polygalacturonase-like, yielding MVKPMMRVLLTPLFIFFSLSLATAATYDVVTLGAIGDGTSDSTNSFLSAWRAACDSVCPATIYVPPGQYLVGKTVFSGVCKSSAIDIHINGTLLAPADYRVISSLDNWLVFERVTGVSIYGGGTLNGQGTGLWACKASGQSCPMGATTLEFTNSNNISISGITLVNSQMFHIVIDSCNNVKVLGVTVQASGNSPNTDGIHIASSSEVTIMNSNIATGDDCISIGPGTTNLWIEQINCGPGHGISIGSLGWALEESGVRNVTVKTVTFTGTQNGVRIKTWAKPSNGFVNGVLFQHITMVNAANPIVIQQNYCPGGHDCPNQVSGVKISNVTYQDIHGSSATQVAMKFDCSNEQPCSGIILEDINLEGSNLPAKSSCVNAAGSNLGVVVPPSCL